From a region of the Lactuca sativa cultivar Salinas chromosome 4, Lsat_Salinas_v11, whole genome shotgun sequence genome:
- the LOC111902952 gene encoding uncharacterized mitochondrial protein AtMg00860-like: protein MRLNSDKCTFGVEEGQFLGYQISKEGILPNPIKIQEFLELITPHNLKGVQEINGRLTALGRFISKSAEKALPLYQTLKGCLDKKQFKWTERADEALQRLKDSLDQLPALAFPLSGETLQMYLATSEEAISFVLAVERVANRSPSTL from the coding sequence ATGAGGTTAAACTCGGACAAGTGTACTTTTGGTGTAGAGGAAGGTCAATTCCTTGGGTATCAGATATCCAAGGAAGGGATTCTGCCCAATCCCATCAAAATCCAAGAGTTCCTCGAGTTGATAACTCCCCACAACCTCAAGGGTGTGCAAGAGATCAATGGTCGGCTAACGGCATTGGGAAGATTCATTTCCAAATCAGCAGAAAAAGCGCTTCCTCTGTACCAAACCCTCAAAGGGTGCTTAGATAAAAAGCAGTTCAAATGGACAGAAAGAGCAGACGAAGCATTACAACGATTGAAAGATTCCTTAGACCAACTACCGGCCCTCGCTTTCCCGCTATCAGGAGAGACACTACAGATGTATTTAGCAACTTCGGAAGAAGCTATCTCCTTCGTGTTGGCGGTGGAGAGGGTGGCAAACAGATCCCCATCAACTTTGTGA